A region of the Pseudomonas sp. J452 genome:
AGATGCGGATTCTCGATCTGCGGGTTGGCGTGCCACAGTTCTGGCCATTTCCAGGGCTGGCTGAGGAACTTGCCAGAGATGTCCCAGAGTGTGTCGCCCTTGACCACGGTGTAGCGGTCCGGGTGACCTTCCTTGAGTTGCACTTCTGCCTGGGCCAGACCGCCGACGGCGAGAAGCAGCAGGGCGAGTAGTGATTTCCTCATGCGGTGAATCCCTTTATTATGTGGCTGGCGCCTGTAAGCCGCAGAATACGTGGCTTCAAAGCCGTTTTTCAAAGCTGTTCATCATCTTAGCAGCGGTTTTTGACTTTATTCCACAAGTGCATCACAAACATCTATGGCGATTCTCAACATCCTCGAATTTCCCGACTCGCGCCTGCGCACCCTTGCCAAGCCGGTCACCCAATTCGACGAAGCACTGCACAAGCTGATCGACGACATGTTCGAGACCATGTACGCCGCGCCCGGTATTGGCCTGGCCGCGACCCAGGTCAACGTACACAAGCGTCTGGTGGTGATGGACCTGTCCGAGGACAAATCCGAGCCGCGGGTGTTCATCAACCCTGAGTTCGAATCCCTCACCGAGCAGATGGATCAGTACCAGGAAGGCTGCCTGTCGGTGCCCGGCTTCTATGAAAATGTAGACCGTCCGCAGAAAGTGCGGATCAAGGCCCAGGATCGTGACGGCAAGCCCTACGAGCTGATCGCCGAAGGCCTGCTGGCGGTATGTATCCAGCACGAGTGCGACCACCTCAACGGCAAGCTGTTCGTCGACTACCTGTCCAGCCTCAAGCGCGACCGGATCAAGAAGAAGCTGGAAAAACAGCACCGCCAGCAAGCTTGACCCCGATCTCCAAAGGCTTGCTCCGGCAAGCCTTTTTCTTTTCCAGCAGTGAGTGATCCATGCGTATCGTCTTTGCCGGCACCCCGGAATTCGCCGCCCAGCACCTGCAGGCCCTGCTCGATGCCGGCCGGCAGATCGTCGCCGTCTACACCCAGCCGGACCGCCCGGCCGGACGCGGGCAGAAGCTCGCCCCCAGCCCGGTCAAGCAACTCGCGTTGCAGCATGGGATTGCCGTATACCAGCCGCAGACCCTGCGTGACCCTGCCGCCCAGGCCGAACTGGCGGCGCTCAAGCCAGACCTGATGGTGGTGGTGGCCTACGGCCTAATCCTGCCGCAGGTGGTGCTGGACACCCCGCGCCTGGGCTGCATCAACAGCCACGCCTCCTTGCTGCCACGCTGGCGCGGTGCCGCGCCGATCCAGCGCGCGGTGCAGGCCGGCGACGCCAGCAGCGGCGTCACCGTGATGCAGATGGAGGCCGGCCTGGATACCGGGCCGATGCTGCTCAAGGTCAGCACCACCATCACCGCCGCCGACACTGGCGGCAGCCTGCACGACCGCCTGGCCCAGCTCGGTTCGGCGGCAGTGGTCGAAGCGGTGAGCAAGCTGGCCGCCGGCGAGCTGCACGGCGAAGCGCAGGACGACAGCCAGGCCACCTACGCGCACAAGCTGAACAAGGACGAGGCGCGCCTGGACTGGAGCCGCCCGGCCGACGAACTGGAGCGCCTGATCCGCGCCTTCAACCCCTGGCCGATCTGCCACAGCACACTGCATGGCGAACCGCTGAAAGTGCTGGCCGCCAGCCTGGGCGAGGGCACCGGCCAGCCCGGACAGATCCTCGCGGCGAGCAAGGACGGCCTGACCGTGGCCTGCGGCACAGGCGCCCTGCGCCTGACCCGCCTGCAACTGCCGGGTGGCAAACCGCTGAATTTCGCCGACCTGTACAACAGCCGCCGCGAGCAGTTCGCCGTCGGCCTGGTGCTGGGACAATGAACCCACGCCTGGCCGCCGCGCGTGCCCTGGCCGCCGTACTGAATGGCAAGGCCTCGCTGGGCAGCAGCCTGCCTCCGCTGCTGGACAAGGTCGAGGCGCGCGACCGTGGCCTGGCCCAGGACCTGGCCTTCGGCGCCGCGCGCTGGCAACCGCGCCTGGCCCTGCTTGCCGAAAAACTCCTGCAAAAACCCTTCAAGGCCGCCGACCGCGATGTCGAGGCCCTGCTGCTGATCGGCCTGTACCAGCTGTTCTACACGCGCATCCCGGCCCACGCGGCGATCGGCGAGACGGTGGCCTGCGTCGACAAGCTGAAGAAGTCCTCGCTCAAGGGCCTGCTCAACGCCGTGCTGCGCAATGCCCAGCGCGACGGAGAGGCACTCTGCGCCAGCCTGGACAAGGACCCGGTGCTGCACACCGCGCACCCGCGCTGGCTGCAGAAGCGCCTGAAGGCCGATTGGCCCGAGCACTGGCAAGCCATCTGCGCCGCCAACAACGAGCATCCGCCGCTGCTGCTGCGGGTCAACCGTCGCCACGGCAGCCGCGATGACTACCTGAATGAGCTGCGCGCGGCCGGCATCGAGGCCGAGCCCTGCAGCTTCAGCCGCGACGGTATCCGCCTGCTTGCGCCCTGCGACGTGAAGACCCTACCGGGCTTTATGAACGGCCGCCTCAGCGTGCAGGACGAAGCCGCCCAGCTGGCCGCCGAACTGCTCGACCTGGCCCCCGGCCAACGGGTGCTGGATGCCTGCGCCGCGCCGGGCGGCAAGACCTGCCACCTGCTCGAAGTCGAGCCGGGCCTGAGCGAAGTGGTCGCCGTCGACCTGGAGGCCAGCCGCCTGCTGCGGGTGCGCGAGAACCTCGACCGCCTCGGCCTGCAGGCCACCCTGATCGCCGCCGACGGCCGCGATACCGCCAGTTGGTGGGACGGCCAGCCGTTCCAGCGCATCCTGCTGGACGCACCCTGCTCGGCCACCGGGGTAATTCGCCGCCATCCGGATATCAAGCTGACCCGCCAGGCCGACGACATTGCCGCCCTGGCGCAGCTGCAGGGCGAACTGCTGGATGCCCTGTGGCCGACCCTGGAAGTCGGCGGCGTGCTGCTCTACGCCACCTGCTCGGTGCTGCCACAGGAAAACAGCGAAAACATCGCCGCCTTCCTCACCCGCACCCCCGGTGCGCGTGAGCTGGCCATTTCCGGCGCCTTCGGCGTGCCTTCGACCCACGGCCGCCAGCTGCTGCCGCAAGTCGACGGCCACGATGGCTTCTACTATGCCAAGCTGATCAAGATTGCCGCGTCACGCGGCTAACGGAGTGATCGCGTGAAAATCATCATCCTCGGTGCCGGCCAGGTCGGCGGCACATTGGCGGAACACCTGGCCGGCGAGGCCAACGACATCACCGTGGTTGACACCGATGCCGATCGCCTGCGCGACCTCGGCGACCGCCTGGATATCCGCACCGTGGTCGGCCGCGGCTCCTTCCCCACCGTGCTGCGCCAGGCCGGCGCCGACGACGCCGACATGCTGGTGGCGGTGACCAACAGCGACGAAGTCAACATGGTCGCCTGCCAGGTCGCCTACACCCTGTTCCACACCCCGACCAAGATCGCCCGGGTGCGCGAGTCGGCCTACCTGACCCGCGAAGCACTGTTCGACAACGAGGCGATCCCGGTCGACGTGCTGATCAGCCCCGAGCAGGTGGTGACCAACTACATCAAGCGCCTGATCGAATACCCGGGCGCCCTGCAGGTCATCGACTTCGCCGAGGGCAAGGCCCAGCTGGTGGCGGTCAAGGCCTACTACGGCGGCCCGCTGGTCGGCCAGCAGCTCAAGCAGCTGCGCCAGCACATGCCCAACGTCGATACCCGGGTGGCGGCGATCTTCAGGCGCAACCGACCGATCATGCCGCAGGGCGACACGGTGATCGAAGCGGATGACGAGGTGTTCTTCATCGCCGCCAAGGCGCACATCCGCGCGGTAATGAGCGAGATGCGTCGCCTCGAAGACAGCTACAAGAAGGTGGTGATCGCCGGTGGCGGACACATCGGCGAGCGCCTGGCCGAGGCCATCGAAAGCCGCTACCAGGTGAAGATCATCGAGATGAACCCGGCACGCTGCCGCTACCTCTCGGAGAATCTGGAAAGCACCATCGTCCTGCAGGGCAGCGCCTCCGACCGCGACCTGCTGGTGGAAGAGAACATCAACGACGCCGACATCTTCCTCGCCCTGACCAACGACGACGAGGCCAACATCATGTCGTCCCTGCTGGCCAAGCGCCTGGGCGCGCGCAAGGTGATGACCATCATCAACAACCCGGCCTATGTCGACCTGGTCCAGGGCGGCGATATCGACATCGCCATCAGCCCCCAGCTGGCCACCATCGGCACCCTGCTGACCCACGTGCGCCGTGGCGATATCGTCAGCGTGCACTCGCTACGCCGCGGTGCGGCGGAGGCCATCGAGGCCATCGCCCATGGCGACGCCAAGTCGAGCAAGGTGGTCGGACGGATGATCGAGGAAATCGCCCTGCCGCCAGGCACCACCATCGGCGCAATCATCCGCGACGAGGAAGTGCTGATCGCCCACGACGACACCCTGATCGAATCGGGTGACCATGTGATCCTGTTCCTGGTCGACAAGAAGTACATCCGCGACGTGGAGCGCCTGTTCCAGGTTGGCCTGACCTTCTTCTGAGACCACGACCATGACCACACCGGATAGCCTGGAAAAGCTGCTGGCCAAGGGCGTCGACAACGCCCTGCTGCGCTTCGGCCTGGGCAAGGGCTACCTGGATGCCGGCGAGCCGGCACGGGCCGCCGAGCACCTGCAGAAGTGCCTGGGTTTCGACCCCAATTATTCGGCGGCGTGGAAACTACTGGGGCAGGCCTGCCAGCGTCAGGGCTTCGGCGAAGAGGCGCGCCAGGCCTGGCACAACGGCCTGGAAGTGGCACGCAAGCGCGGCGACAAGCAGACGGAAAAGGAAATGCTGGTGTTTCTGCGGCGCCTGGAAAAAGCAGCCGGTCAGGACGGTGGAATCCAGTAGGTGCGCACAGCGCACCCTAGACTAACCCTTAATCGCGCTGGAAGATCAGCGCCACCCCACTGGGCTCGAAGCGCACCACTTCCATCTGCACCACCGGCGCTTCGATGGGCAGGCCTTGCACCTGACCACTGACCTGCTCGCCGATCTGCAGCAGGCGCTGGGCGTCGTCGATCACCACAAACACACCGCTGTCGGAAATATCACGGGTAGTCACCAGCATCTGGCCGTGCACCGGATGGTCGATGCGCAGCTGGACCTTGAGCGGGGTGCGGTTGTGCTCGCGCTTGTTGTCCATGCCAGTCCTGTCGTGAGCCAGTGGTAAGTGATCAGACGTTAATAGCTATCGGCCGCGGCATCAATACCACTTCTTCTCGCCAGGCGGGCGCTTCTTGAAACGCTTCATGCTCCACATGTACTGGCTGGGGTAGGCCCGCACATAGCGTTCGATCACCTGACTCATGGCCGCCACGCCTTCTTCCACGTTGTCGCTGTACATGCCTGCAGGCGCCGCTTCGAGTATCACCTTGTAGCCCGAGCCATCGTCCAGGCGTAGCGCATGCAGGAACACGCCAACCGCCTTGCCGCCAGTCAGCATGCCCGGCACGAACTTGCTGGTCAGCGCCTGGGTGGCGCAGAAAGGCACGAACACGCCACTCGACACGCTCGGCTCCGGGTCGGCCGGGATGCCCACGGCACCGCCGCGGCGCACTTCCTTGATCACGCTGAGGATACCTTCCTTGGTCGAGGCGGCGACCTTGTTGCCCATCTGCACGCGCTGCTTTTGCAGCAGTTCATCGACCGCCTTGAGCTTGGGCGGCCGGTAGAAAATGATCGGTTTGCACTGGGCGCAGTAGAAGTGATTGAGCACCTCCCAGTTGCCCAGGTGACTGGTGATGCCAACCACGCCCTTGCCAGAGGCCAGCGCCGCTTGCAGCACCTCCAGGCCTTCGACTTCACGCACCAGATCGATGGATTTCTGCGCCGGCCAGATCCACGCGCAGGCGCTTTCGGTGAAGGTGCGCCCGATATCCATCAGCGCCCGGCCGAGCAGTTGCTCCAGCTCGGCAGGAGACAGCTCGGGAAAACAGTTGGCCAGGTTGATTCGCGCCACCTCGCGGGAGCTATTGGGCAATTTCCACATCAACCAACCGATGGCGCCGCCCACCGCCTGCACAGCGCGCCAGGGCAGCAGGGCGAACAAGCGCAGAAAGCCGACGACCAGGGCGCCTTTGAACTTCTCCACGAGCAACTCCTGAGGGGAAAGAGGGCGGGCATTGTAGCGACTGTGCGCGTGCGGTTCAGCTGCGCAGTGCGGGGTAGCGATCGCAGTCGGTGGTGTGATCCATGACCATGCCGGCTGCCTGCATGTAGGCATAGCAGATGGTCGGGCCGACGAAGGTGAAGCCAAGCTTCTTCAGCGCCTTGCTCATTGCCTCGGCTTGCGCCGTGACCGCCGGCACTTCGCCACGGCCAGCGAAGTGATTGATCTGCGGCGCGCCACCGACAAACGACCAGAGCAACGCCACCGGATCCTCCAGCTTCAGCCAGGCCTGGGCATTCTGCCGCGCGGCCTTGAGCTTGAGACGGTTACGGATGATGCCGGGGTCCTGCAGCAAGTGCTCGATTTCCTCGTCGCTCATCTGCGCCAGGCGCTGCACCTCGAAACCCCACAGCACTTCGCGGTAGCGCGCACGCTTCTTCAGCACGGTGATCCACGACAAGCCGGCCTGGAAACCTTCCAGCAACAGCAGCTCGAACAAGCGCTGCGGATCACGCAGCGGCACGCCCCATTCCTGGTCGTGATAGGCGATGTACAGCGGGTCGTCGTTACACCAGAAGCAGCGTGGCATGGGGCCTTCCTTGCGCTTTCCGCAGAATTGATCGGGTATACTGCCCGGCTTTATGCCCAAGCCTCGATACCGGTGAAATTCGTGAGCCAGACTACGCCCGACGTGAGCACCTTCCAAGGTCTGATCCTTGCCCTGCAGAGTTACTGGGCCGAGCAGGGTTGTGTGATCCTGCAGCCCTATGACATGGAAGTGGGAGCCGGCACCTTCCACACCGCCACCTTCCTGCGTGCCATCGGCCCGGAGAACTGGAACGCCGCCTACGTGCAGCCGTCCCGCCGCCCGGCCGACGGTCGCTACGGCGAGAACCCCAACCGCCTGCAGCACTACTACCAGTTCCAGGTGGTGCTCAAGCCGAACCCGGCGAACATCCAGGATCTGTACTTGGAGTCGCTGCGCCGCATCGGCGTCGACACCTTGGTCCACGACATCCGCTTCGTCGAGGACAACTGGGAATCGCCGACCCTCGGCGCCTGGGGCCTGGGCTGGGAAGTCTGGCTGAACGGCATGGAAGTCACCCAGTTCACCTACTTCCAGCAGGTCGGCGGCGTCGAGTGCTACCCGGTCACCGGCGAAATCACCTACGGCCTGGAACGCCTGGCCATGTACCTGCAGGGCGTCGACTCGGTGTATGACCTGGTCTGGACCGACGGCCCGTTCGGCAAGGTCACCTACGGCGACGTGTTCCACCAGAACGAGGTGGAGCAGTCCACCTACAACTTCGAGCACGCCAACGTCGACAAGCTGTTCGAGCTGTTCGATTTCTATGAGTCCGAAGCCAACCGCCTGATCGAACTGCAGCTGCCGCTGCCGACCTACGAAATGGTGCTCAAGGCCTCGCACACCTTCAACCTGCTGGATGCCCGCCGTGCCATCTCGGTGACCGCGCGCCAGCAGTACATCCTGCGCGTGCGCACCCTGGCCCGCGCCGTGGCGCAAAGCTACCTGCAGGCCCGCGCCAAGCTCGGCTTCCCGATGGCCAGCCCCGAACTGCGTGATGAAGTACTGGCCAAGCTTGCTGAGTCCGGTCTCCTTGCCGACGAAGTACTGGGCAACAAGAAGGAGATTGCAGAATGAGCGCCCACGATTTCCTGGTTGAACTGGGCACCGAAGAGCTGCCACCGAAAGCCCTGAACAGCCTCGGCGAAGCCTTCCTCGCCGGCGTCGAGAAGGGTCTCAAGGCCGCCGGACTGGGCTATGCCAAGGCCCGCTACTACGCCGCGCCGCGCCGTCTGGCCGTGCTGGTCGAGGCGCTCGCCAGCCAGCAGCCGGATCGCACCATCAATCTCGATGGCCCGCCCGTGCAGGCCGCCTTCGACAAGGACGGCAACCCGACCCAGGCTGCACTCGGCTTCGCCAAGAAGTGTGGCGTCGAGCTGAGCCAGATCGATCAGAGTGGTCCGAAGCTGAAGTTCAGCCAGTCCATCGCTGGGCAGAAAACCGTCAGCCTGCTGCCGGATATCGTCAGCGCAGCGCTGAACGACCTGCCGATCCCCAAGCGCATGCGCTGGGGCGCCGGCAAGACCGAATTCGTCCGCCCCAGCCAGTGGCTGGTGATGCTCTTCGGCCAGCATGTGGTCGACTGCGAAATCCTCGCCCAGAAGGCCGGGCGCATGTCCCGCGGCCACCGCTTCCACGCCAACT
Encoded here:
- the def gene encoding peptide deformylase, coding for MAILNILEFPDSRLRTLAKPVTQFDEALHKLIDDMFETMYAAPGIGLAATQVNVHKRLVVMDLSEDKSEPRVFINPEFESLTEQMDQYQEGCLSVPGFYENVDRPQKVRIKAQDRDGKPYELIAEGLLAVCIQHECDHLNGKLFVDYLSSLKRDRIKKKLEKQHRQQA
- the fmt gene encoding methionyl-tRNA formyltransferase, with the translated sequence MRIVFAGTPEFAAQHLQALLDAGRQIVAVYTQPDRPAGRGQKLAPSPVKQLALQHGIAVYQPQTLRDPAAQAELAALKPDLMVVVAYGLILPQVVLDTPRLGCINSHASLLPRWRGAAPIQRAVQAGDASSGVTVMQMEAGLDTGPMLLKVSTTITAADTGGSLHDRLAQLGSAAVVEAVSKLAAGELHGEAQDDSQATYAHKLNKDEARLDWSRPADELERLIRAFNPWPICHSTLHGEPLKVLAASLGEGTGQPGQILAASKDGLTVACGTGALRLTRLQLPGGKPLNFADLYNSRREQFAVGLVLGQ
- the rsmB gene encoding 16S rRNA (cytosine(967)-C(5))-methyltransferase RsmB; the encoded protein is MNPRLAAARALAAVLNGKASLGSSLPPLLDKVEARDRGLAQDLAFGAARWQPRLALLAEKLLQKPFKAADRDVEALLLIGLYQLFYTRIPAHAAIGETVACVDKLKKSSLKGLLNAVLRNAQRDGEALCASLDKDPVLHTAHPRWLQKRLKADWPEHWQAICAANNEHPPLLLRVNRRHGSRDDYLNELRAAGIEAEPCSFSRDGIRLLAPCDVKTLPGFMNGRLSVQDEAAQLAAELLDLAPGQRVLDACAAPGGKTCHLLEVEPGLSEVVAVDLEASRLLRVRENLDRLGLQATLIAADGRDTASWWDGQPFQRILLDAPCSATGVIRRHPDIKLTRQADDIAALAQLQGELLDALWPTLEVGGVLLYATCSVLPQENSENIAAFLTRTPGARELAISGAFGVPSTHGRQLLPQVDGHDGFYYAKLIKIAASRG
- the trkA gene encoding Trk system potassium transporter TrkA — protein: MKIIILGAGQVGGTLAEHLAGEANDITVVDTDADRLRDLGDRLDIRTVVGRGSFPTVLRQAGADDADMLVAVTNSDEVNMVACQVAYTLFHTPTKIARVRESAYLTREALFDNEAIPVDVLISPEQVVTNYIKRLIEYPGALQVIDFAEGKAQLVAVKAYYGGPLVGQQLKQLRQHMPNVDTRVAAIFRRNRPIMPQGDTVIEADDEVFFIAAKAHIRAVMSEMRRLEDSYKKVVIAGGGHIGERLAEAIESRYQVKIIEMNPARCRYLSENLESTIVLQGSASDRDLLVEENINDADIFLALTNDDEANIMSSLLAKRLGARKVMTIINNPAYVDLVQGGDIDIAISPQLATIGTLLTHVRRGDIVSVHSLRRGAAEAIEAIAHGDAKSSKVVGRMIEEIALPPGTTIGAIIRDEEVLIAHDDTLIESGDHVILFLVDKKYIRDVERLFQVGLTFF
- a CDS encoding tetratricopeptide repeat protein; the encoded protein is MTTPDSLEKLLAKGVDNALLRFGLGKGYLDAGEPARAAEHLQKCLGFDPNYSAAWKLLGQACQRQGFGEEARQAWHNGLEVARKRGDKQTEKEMLVFLRRLEKAAGQDGGIQ
- a CDS encoding PilZ domain-containing protein; translation: MDNKREHNRTPLKVQLRIDHPVHGQMLVTTRDISDSGVFVVIDDAQRLLQIGEQVSGQVQGLPIEAPVVQMEVVRFEPSGVALIFQRD
- a CDS encoding lysophospholipid acyltransferase, with protein sequence MEKFKGALVVGFLRLFALLPWRAVQAVGGAIGWLMWKLPNSSREVARINLANCFPELSPAELEQLLGRALMDIGRTFTESACAWIWPAQKSIDLVREVEGLEVLQAALASGKGVVGITSHLGNWEVLNHFYCAQCKPIIFYRPPKLKAVDELLQKQRVQMGNKVAASTKEGILSVIKEVRRGGAVGIPADPEPSVSSGVFVPFCATQALTSKFVPGMLTGGKAVGVFLHALRLDDGSGYKVILEAAPAGMYSDNVEEGVAAMSQVIERYVRAYPSQYMWSMKRFKKRPPGEKKWY
- a CDS encoding DNA-3-methyladenine glycosylase I, producing the protein MPRCFWCNDDPLYIAYHDQEWGVPLRDPQRLFELLLLEGFQAGLSWITVLKKRARYREVLWGFEVQRLAQMSDEEIEHLLQDPGIIRNRLKLKAARQNAQAWLKLEDPVALLWSFVGGAPQINHFAGRGEVPAVTAQAEAMSKALKKLGFTFVGPTICYAYMQAAGMVMDHTTDCDRYPALRS
- the glyQ gene encoding glycine--tRNA ligase subunit alpha — protein: MSQTTPDVSTFQGLILALQSYWAEQGCVILQPYDMEVGAGTFHTATFLRAIGPENWNAAYVQPSRRPADGRYGENPNRLQHYYQFQVVLKPNPANIQDLYLESLRRIGVDTLVHDIRFVEDNWESPTLGAWGLGWEVWLNGMEVTQFTYFQQVGGVECYPVTGEITYGLERLAMYLQGVDSVYDLVWTDGPFGKVTYGDVFHQNEVEQSTYNFEHANVDKLFELFDFYESEANRLIELQLPLPTYEMVLKASHTFNLLDARRAISVTARQQYILRVRTLARAVAQSYLQARAKLGFPMASPELRDEVLAKLAESGLLADEVLGNKKEIAE